A window of the Trichoderma asperellum chromosome 4, complete sequence genome harbors these coding sequences:
- a CDS encoding uncharacterized protein (BUSCO:EOG092D01WX): protein MRDIRAKALEKIASLSATGPATSFEKSDLDRLSKACHSGAKPAEHAQATHNSKPIGSIGRVPMSIREFEVLLALCKTAPNIQSSQSAQKLSYRLIPYILDIHTQVFVSSPFFRKIEPSPTESLAFHVTAALLSLGNNYHELHEEISNGIWHFTNDCNKVTETVLSPHAGDAENPHLDDAIRTATIALALVGFLDAVSAQVDFWGVDGRLFLIQKIRQLLSEPFLVAVETAISTIRNSLSQDREVKEWKRHLRHYAASGRPLGAMLLQRSFMWLVLASSSLMVADGPRLRTTHILDILMSKDASLNGVSNPSLEADVSSIEAYTNLAVEQMHYIEAGADFVRLGAHSQQQLAYAVKSAAMITYLNCSLLNEEIADADVLTTWLQEALEDPLQMTDETLASTVLQCLALSCRIAPSFSSTVSRVLPRFLVQTAPQGNTVGVASKSLAYVLKLLSKDAVISTLYTLGNVLSPGSDATITGIQANGTAGEANLAPIYVNRHSTGSAISLQMNGEEETAIIYGNVVQAICGIAAACDDEKITALAQAMLLQKLDKVNVSVDTQVIAGAATLALSGGQLEFRSLLKLYSRICHIGVVEKKDFLLGSVRRARAHISARLRRDSPLFDIYWEHLLDSIIALGDAHASGQTTKDADVQLAALEIAELLHPLAVFMASNDLASEPLANDDSYALLRDAWFNIVVHGFMTTTDRGKKYIKELRMIAVHSPALVASQRSEQVESDIELNTVLRRGHSNDREAMQKKLLSELVPSKAADIKGLSYRKVIFLQAAYMVESLRADSGDCTKALTYFLEPAMRKGDVSSTMEGIAAAVVDKYLKKTLAGIDPSFSSQYAATQLVSIFCNCCHRIERVQQAAFACADRIIKDVPSALCHRTSLFALLELLSLLWTSCLEAETDIYTPRSIFSSKLGNVTLELSDDYDFRRWTLDILNRKAKAWVTAAINLAPLDVKGLLQTYLSEFEDDGAYGHVSLGRSFALEVGSIVPSTDNRLQSLDRVGGTALNTASDLIAQYTTRQEYRYGEILPDRGSELISFMNMNRRSSFVQSTVIESANAATALAHIEARILSKKSTSLNEVREILRRAAALLCRGGKDESSVARYLVNIPFALFTKQSIKLGVSLWLGVMNENPRLEPKLLNSIAQQWELSISRKVGLFHPALSHPDPFFLKEEFAPSELEMLAKRRQLVHDILSPHARLLQFFSSHFNATRLGCPDIQRIFIRMLDLTLDAVKECTSHPLARELRLQIVLFGLQVLRWSTIISSTAQYRLKEKILSAGLSWFRSSPKWSFGSNLVQLKTEFRLISDVLAAMKAVSVIGANTTGINSLHSKEQLLQILLENEQSRLTVWISPLNQHHAHLTLHHNSSKAAVEASLLPLVRTAWGQDPAIAIELATRFHYPRLIREIRLLLLAMPERAISEPEALPLILDGHLPDDVNSQLKYLLFWEPVNPLTAVTFFLPAYRDHPFLIQYAMRALESHSVDITFFYVPQIVQTLRYDNLGYVERYILETAQFSQHFAHQIIWNMKANAYKDDDAQIPDAIKPTLDSVMTKMVDSFAAEDREFYQREFAFFDEVTSISGKLKPFIKRPKPEKKQKIEEELRKIQVDVGVYLPIDSDGIVIGIDRKSGKPLQSHAKAPYMATFRIKKHKGGLEQENQLLEGTGGEEGKEPEDNTVEIWQSCIFKVGDDCRQDVLALQMIAAFRGIFHNVGLDVFVFPYHVTATAPGCGVIEVLPNSISRDMLGREAVNGLYDYFVSKYGNEDSLRFQQARSNFVKSMAAYSIISFLLQFKDRHNGNIMIDDAGHILHIDFGFCFDIAPGGIKFERAPFKLTSEMMAVMGGSTDHQSFKAFEQLCIKAFLASRQYCEKLSQIVQLMMDSGLPCFKPESVQNFRDRFVMEKTEREAADFMRDLIKKSYSSYSTGIYDQFQLLTNGIPY from the exons ATGCGCGACATCCGCGCCAAAGCGCTGGAGAAGATAGCTTCGCTATCAGCTACCGGACCCGCGACCTCGTTTGAGAAATCGGATCTCGATCGACTAAGCAAAGCGTGTCATTCTGGAGCGAAACCAGCCGAACATGCGCAGGCAACCCATAATTCGAAGCCAATCGGCTCCATTGGGAGAGTTCCTATG TCGATTCGCGAATTCGAAGTCCTCCTCGCTCTGTGCAAGACCGCGCCGAATATCCAATCCAGCCAGAGCGCTCAGAAGCTCTCGTACCGACTGATTCCTTACATCCTCGATATCCACACGCAAGTTTTCGTTTCTTCGCCCTTCTTTCGAAAGATCGAGCCGTCGCCGACCGAATCGCTGGCCTTCCACGTTACGGCCGCGCTGCTGTCGCTTGGCAATAATTATCACGAGCTACACGAGGAGATTTCCAATGGAATCTGGCACTTCACCAACGACTGTAATAAAGTTACCGAAACTGTCCTTTCGCCACATGCTGGAGATGCGGAAAACCCCCATCTAGACGATGCAATTCGTACTGCTACTattgctcttgctcttgttggtTTCCTTGATGCTGTATCAGCCCAAGTAGACTTCTGGGGAGTAGATGGCCGGCTGTTTCTTATACAAAAAATCCGCCAGCTCCTCTCCGAACCGTTTCTAGTTGCAGTCGAGACGGCAATCTCGACCATCCGCAACTCTCTCAGCCAGGACCGAGAGGTTAAGGAGTGGAAGAGGCACCTTCGCCATTATGCCGCTTCAGGGCGGCCCCTTGGggcaatgctgctgcaacgcAGTTTTATGTGGCTGGTCTTGGCGAGCAGCTCTCTGATGGTGGCGGACGGGCCACGCCTTCGGACAACTCACATCTTGGATATTCTCATGTCCAAGGACGCAAGTCTGAACGGTGTATCAAATCCAAGCTTAGAGGCTGATGTTAGCTCCATTGAGGCATATACCAATCTTGCAGTGGAGCAGATGCACTACATTGAAGCTGGTGCTGACTTTGTGCGACTTGGAGCACACTCTCAGCAACAGCTTGCCTATGCCGTCAAATCTGCTGCCATGATCACATATCTGAACTGTTCTCTTCTGAATGAAGAGattgcagatgcagatgttCTCACTACGTGGCTTCAAGAGGCATTGGAAGACCCTCTGCAGATGACCGATGAAACTCTGGCGTCTACAGTTCTCCAGTGTCTAGCTCTCAGCTGCCGCATCGCGCCATCCTTTTCTTCGACTGTCAGCCGGGTGCTTCCGCGATTCCTCGTCCAAACCGCACCACAGGGTAACACTGTCGGAGTGGCATCCAAAAGCTTGGCTTATGTTCTGAAGCTGCTCTCCAAGGATGCAGTCATCAGCACTCTCTACACTTTGGGCAACGTGTTGAGCCCAGGCTCCGACGCGACCATTACTGGCATTCAAGCAAATGGCACCGCTGGTGAGGCAAATTTGGCCCCTATATATGTTAACAGACATTCCACAGGAAGTGCCATTTCTCTTCAAATGAACGGCGAGGAAGAAACAGCAATCATCTACGGAAATGTTGTTCAGGCGATATGCGGCATTGCAGCGGCATGTGACGATGAGAAGATTACTGCTCTTGCCCAAGCCATGCTTCTGCAAAAACTTGACAAGGTCAACGTCAGCGTGGATACTCAGGTCATAGCTGGCGCAGCTACATTGGCTCTTAGTGGCGGCCAACTAGAGTTCCGCTCTCTCCTTAAGCTGTACTCGAGGATATGCCATATCGGCGTTGTGGAGAAAAAAGACTTCCTTTTGGGCTCAGTCAGAAGAGCACGTGCTCACATCTCTGCTCGCTTGCGTCGCGATTCTCCCTTATTCGACATCTATTGGGAGCATCTGCTGGATAGCATCATTGCTCTGGGAGATGCTCACGCGTCTGGGCAAACCACCAAAGACGCAGACGTACAGCTCGCTGCTCTGGAGATTGCCGAACTGCTTCACCCTCTCGCCGTGTTCATGGCTAGCAATGATCTTGCCTCAGAGCCACTAGCAAATGATGATTCATATGCCCTTCTTAGAGATGCATGGTTCAACATTGTGGTGCATGGCTTCATGACAACCACTGATCGTGGTAAAAAGTATATCAAAGAGCTTCGCATGATTGCCGTGCACTCGCCCGCTCTTGTGGCCAGCCAGCGTAGTGAGCAAGTCGAGAGTGACATCGAACTCAATACTGTTCTAAGACGAGGGCATAGCAATGACCGAGAGGCAATGCAGAAGAAGCTTCTTAGTGAGCTTGTACCATCAAAGGCAGCTGACATTAAGGGCCTAAGCTACCGAAAGgtcatcttcctccaagCCGCATACATGGTTGAGAGTCTTCGTGCCGATTCTGGTGATTGTACCAAGGCGTTGACGTACTTCTTGGAACCGGCCATGCGAAAGGGTGATGTGAGCAGCACCATGGAGGGAATTGCTGCGGCTGTCGTCGATAAATacttgaagaagacgcttGCCGGCATTGACCcgagcttctcttctcagTATGCTGCTACCCAGCTTGTTTCTATCTTCTGCAATTGCTGTCATCGCATCGAACGAGTCCAGCAGGCTGCATTTGCTTGTGCAGACCGTATAATCAAGGATGTACCTTCGGCATTATGTCATAGAACGTCTCTCTTTGCCCTCTTggagcttctttctcttttatgGACGAGTTGTCTCGAGGCAGAGACTGACATCTACACCCCGCGATCAATATTCAGTTCCAAACTTGGCAATGTGACCCTAGAGCTATCTGACGACTACGACTTCCGGCGGTGGACTCTTGATATCCTCAACCGCAAGGCCAAAGCTTGGGTAACCGCAGCTATCAATTTGGCACCGTTAGACGTCAAGGGTCTCCTCCAGACATACCTGTCAGAATTTGAGGACGATGGCGCATACGGTCATGTTTCACTTGGCCGGTCTTTCGCTTTGGAAGTTGGATCGATCGTTCCATCTACGGATAATAGACTGCAATCTCTTGACCGTGTTGGTGGCACTGCCCTCAATACGGCGTCTGATCTCATCGCCCAGTATACTACTCGTCAGGAGTACCGCTACGGCGAAATACTCCCAGATCGTGGATCTGAATTGATATCTTTTATGAATATGAACCGCCGGTCGTCGTTTGTGCAGTCTACTGTTATAGAGAGCGCTAATGCCGCCACTGCTTTGGCTCACATCGAGGCTCGAATTTTGAGCAAGAAGTCCACCTCTTTGAATGAGGTTCGAGAGATTCTTAGGCGAGCCGCTGCCCTCTTGTGCCGTGGCGGAAAGGACGAATCATCGGTTGCTCGCTACCTTGTGAACATACCTTTTGCTTTGTTCACAAAACAATCAATCAAGCTGGGCGTCTCGCTATGGCTCGGCGTGATGAACGAGAATCCGCGATTGGAGCCCAAACTGCTGAATTCTATTGCTCAGCAGTGGGAGCTGTCCATTTCTCGCAAAGTTGGCCTGTTCCATCCCGCTCTAAGCCACCCCGATCCTTTCTTCCTCAAGGAAGAATTCGCACCAAGTGAGTTGGAAATGCTAGCAAAGAGACGGCAGTTAGTGCACGACATCCTGTCTCCTCATGCTCGCTTGCTGcaattcttcagcagccacTTCAACGCCACTAGGCTTGGCTGCCCAGACATCCAGAGGATTTTTATTCGCATGCTTGATTTGACCCTTGACGCTGTTAAAGAATGTACTTCTCATCCACTGGCAAGAGAACTGCGCTTGCAGATTGTCCTCTTTGGCCTCCAAGTTCTGCGATGGAGCACCATAATCAGCTCAACCGCCCAGTATCGcctcaaggagaagattCTATCAGCAGGTCTCTCTTGGTTTAGGAGCTCGCCAAAGTGGTCGTTTGGTAGCAATCTTGTACAGCTGAAGACTGAGTTCCGCCTCATTTCTGATGTTCTCGCCGCTATGAAGGCCGTTTCCGTCATTGGCGCCAATACAACCGGTATCAATTCGCTCCATTCCAAAGAACAGCTGCTACAGATACTTTTGGAGAACGAGCAGTCGCGGTTGACAGTTTGGATCAGCCCGCTCAACCAGCACCATGCTCATCTGACGCTTCACCACAACTCGTCCAAGGCCGCGGTAGAGGCTTCCCTGCTACCTCTTGTTCGAACTGCCTGGGGGCAGGATcctgccattgccattgagCTAGCCACGAGATTCCATTACCCTCGGCTGATCCGCGAGATTagactgcttcttcttgcaaTGCCTGAGAGGGCTATATCTGAACCTGAGGCTCTTCCCCTCATTCTTGATGGACACCTGCCTGACGACGTCAATTCGCAGCTCAAG tatCTCCTGTTCTGGGAACCGGTTAATCCTCTCACAGCAGTGACTTTCTTCCTCCCCGCGTATAGAGACCACCCCTTCCTTATCCAATACGCCATGCGAGCCCTAGAAAGCCACTCTGTAGACATTACTTTCTTCTACGTGCCTCAAATAGTCCAGACTCTACGTTATGACAATCTTGGATACGTGGAACGATACATTCTTGAGACCGCGCAGTTCTCTCAGCATTTTGCTCACCAAATCATTTGGAACATGAAGGCCAATGCGTACAAAGATGACGACGCCCAAATTCCAGATGCCATCAAACCTACTCTTGACTCTGTTATGACCAAGATGGTTGACAgctttgctgctgaagacAGAGAGTTCTATCAAAGAGAATTCGCCTTCTTTGACGAAGTCACCAGCATTTCAGGAAAACTGAAGCCGTTCATCAAACGGCCCAagccggagaagaagcagaagattgaagaagagcttcgAAAGATTCAAGTTGACGTCGGCGTCTATCTCCCCATTGATTCAGATGGTATCGTCATTGGCATCGATCGTAAGTCTGGAAAGCCTCTACAAAGTCACGCAAAGGCCCCGTACATGGCCACCTTCCGTATCAAGAAGCACAAGGGCGGGCTCGAGCAAGAAAACCAGCTGCTGGAAGGAactggaggagaagaaggcaaggAACCTGAAGACAACACCGTCGAGATTTGGCAATCCTGTATCTTCAAGGTCGGAGATGACTGCAGACAGGATGTGCTGGCGCTGCAGATGATTGCTGCCTTCCGAGGCATCTTCCACAATGTCGGTCTCGACGTCTTCGTATTCCCATACCACGTCACCGCGACAGCCCCAGGCTGCGGTGTCATTGAAGTCTTGCCAAACTCAATCTCCCGAGACATGCTTGGTCGTGAAGCCGTCAACGGGCTCTACGACTATTTCGTGTCCAAATACGGCAACGAAGACTCGCTCCGCTTCCAGCAGGCCCGTAGCAACTTTGTCAAATCCATGGCGGCCTactccatcatctccttccTGCTCCAATTCAAAGACCGTCACAACGGCAACATCATGATTGACGACGCCGGCCACATCCTCCACATCGATTTTGGCTTCTGCTTCGACATCGCCCCCGGCGGCATAAAGTTCGAGCGCGCCCCCTTCAAGCTCACCAGCGAAATGATGGCCGTCATGGGCGGCTCGACCGACCACCAGAGCTTCAAGGCCTTTGAGCAGCTCTGCATCAAGGCCTTCCTCGCCAGCCGGCAGTACTGCGAGAAGCTCAGCCAGATTGTCCAGCTCATGATGGACAGCGGCCTGCCGTGCTTCAAGCCGGAGAGCGTGCAGAACTTCAGGGACCGCTTCGTCATGGAGAAGACGGAGCGGGAGGCTGCGGACTTTATGAGGGACCTTATCAAGAAGAGCTACTCGAGTTACAGTACTGGTATTTACGACCAGTTCCAGCTGCTTACCAACGGGATTCCTTATTAA
- a CDS encoding uncharacterized protein (MEROPS:MER0005692~BUSCO:EOG092D3KII), with protein MAAMFSQNPLMNGPNYSFSDAPKTARGEPREHAFNPYTDNGGSTLAISGADFTIMAGDTRHTSGYSINSRMSPKVFKIGGTTANQDDATIVLSVCGFAADGEALRDRLDTICKIYRYRHGKPMSLNACAKRLSTILYQKRFFPYYTHAMLGGLDDEGKGAVYSYDPVGSYEREQCRAGGAAGSLIMPFLDNQVNFKNQYIPGSGEGHDLKERERRPLSRPQVETIVKDAFDGAVERHIEVGDTLQMLIITKEGIEEVFLPLKKD; from the exons atggccgccatGTTCAGTCAGAACCCGCTCATGAACGGGCCCAACTATTCATTCTCAGACGCTCCCAAGACAGCTCGGGGCGAGCCTCGAGAGCATGCCTTCAACCC CTATACCGACAATGGCGGCTCTACTCTAGCCATCTCGGGCGCCGATTTCACCATCATGGCCGGCGACACTCGCCACACCAGCGGTTACAGCATCAACTCCCGGATGTCCCCGAAGGTCTTCAAGATCGGTGGCACTACTGCCAACCAGGACGATGCTACCATAGTTCTATCTGTCTGCGGATTTGCCGCCGATGGCGAGGCCCTGCGTGATCGTCTGGATACCATCTGCAAGATCTATCGCTACCGACATGGCAAGCCAATGTCCCTCAACGCATGTGCCAAGCGCCTATCCACCATTCTCTACCAGAAGCGATTCTTCCCATACTACACGCATGCCATGCTTGGTGGCCTTGACGACGAGGGCAAGGGTGCTGTGTACTCCTACGACCCGGTTGGAAGCTACGAGAGGGAGCAATGtcgagctggaggagctgcggGTAGCTTGATCATGCCTTTCCTGGACAACCAGGTCAACTTCAAGAACCAGTACATTCCCGGCAGCGGAGAGGGCCACGAtctgaaggagagagagcgtCGTCCATTGTCACGGCCGCAGGTTGAGACTATTGTGAAGGACGCCTTTGATGGTGCTGTGGAGCGTCACATTGAGGTTGGTGACACTCTGCAGATGTTGATTATCACAAAGGAGGGAATCGAAGAGGTCTTTTTGCCTCTAAAGAAGGACTAG
- a CDS encoding uncharacterized protein (EggNog:ENOG41), translating to MGDRPAPPASGTEIVGLIMSEPTTKDSVVPQSHDHEKTTSGHDNHQTLPSNLATSQHTPSLQQELASASIFVNRQGPYIMTAMANALPLDNNYHHGPFQRGVQQRYHTGPPPPPPMGPPMPQIPQYTGPSPMNMAPQGFYVHQTHQISPYYGGSHLPINQLNTTMLQRQNIAYYPNPMAMGHPHTQYYYPQAVQYPVQAPSMQQVIAPNQPPRTAIVQPAATEAIAHSQPLNGLQVPFVPQKSTQEEQKSSIRGSSRKPRQTGNAVWIGNLPPQTDLMSLVNHVSKETEGLESLFLIAKSNCAFANFKDEASCITAQLKLHESRFQSVRLVSRLRKNEVDGTTGLSAPTGPASSTINTPRTISQIRSKSATKIDGAGSAGASGGGEYPTVVSSGGLATKHDRFFILKSLTVEDLELSVRTGIWATQSHNEETLTNAFKQCNNVYLIFSANKSGEYFGYARMASEFSPSLDSTMKIIAVPRTTTEVDLPKEVITEATEYLPKGIIIDDPTRGTVFWEKYQEESEKGADAENNGLDGNDVVSNEEEDERSWGKPFRVEWLSTTRLPFHRIRGLRNPWNSNREVKIARDGTEIEPSIGQRLIGLFNNAQGNGSSAVARSSVGGMPRYQQIGPYNQ from the exons ATGGGCGACCGGCCAGCCCCTCCCGCTTCTGGGACGGAGATTGTTGGCCTGATCATGTCTGAACCAACTACCAAAGATTCTGTGGTGCCTCAAAGTCATGATCACGAGAAGACGACCTCCGGGCACGATAATCACCAAACTCTACCGAGTAACCTCGCAACTTCACAGCATACGCCATCTCTTCAGCAAGAATTGGCATCCGCTTCGATCTTTGTCAATCGCCAAGGCCCCTACATTATGACGGCCATGGCGAATGCCTTGCCTCTAGACAACAACTATCATCACGGTCCGTTTCAGAGAGGGGTTCAACAAAGATATCATACCGGgccgccaccgccaccaccaatGGGTCCTCCCATGCCACAGATCCCTCAATATACGGGACCTTCGCCGATGAACATGGCTCCTCAGGGCTTCTATGTTCACCAGACCCATCAGATCTCGCCGTATTACGGTGGCAGTCATTTACCTATCAATCAGCTCAACACGACGATGCTGCAGAGACAAAACATCGCATACTACCCGAACCCGATGGCTATGGGACATCCTCATACGCAGTATTACTACCCTCAGGCAGTTCAGTATCCTGTTCAAGCCCCGAGCATGCAACAGGTTATCGCCCCAAACCAACCTCCTCGCACAGCAATTGTTCAGCCCGCAGCGACAGAAGCCATAGCTCATAGTCAGCCTTTGAATGGGCTGCAAGTACCATTTGTACCCCAGAAATCTACCCAAG aagaacaaaagagTTCCATTCGAGGATCTTCGCGCAAGCCTCGACAAACTG GTAATGCCGTTTGGATCGGAAATCTTCCACCTCAAACCGATTTGATGAGCCTCGTAAACCACGTTTCGAAGGAGACAGAAGGACTTGAGTCTCTATTTTTGATTGCTAAAAGCAACTGCGCTTTTGCTAATTTCAAAGACGAGGCTTCTTGTATCACCGCGCAACTCAAACTACATGAATCTAGATTTCAATCAGTTCGACTCGTTAGTAGACTTCGAAAAAACGAAGTCGATGGCACTACCGGCTTGTCTGCACCAACCGGGCCAGCGTCAAGTACGATCAACACTCCCAGAACGATCAGCCAAATAAGGAGTAAATCCGCTACAAAAATTGATGGTGCAGGCTCAGCCGGTGCCTCTGGTGGTGGAGAGTACCCGACAGTTGTTTCCTCAGGGGGACTGGCAACGAAACATGatagattttttattttaaaaagtttgaCGGTTGAAGATCTCGAACTTAGTGTACGAACGGGGATTTGGGCAACGCAATCTCACAACGAAGAAACGCTGACGAATGCGTTCAAG CAATGTAATAATGTGTATCTAATCTTTTCAGCCAATAAATCTGGAGAGTATTTTGGATATGCACGAATGGCTTCCGAGTTTAGCCCATCTCTAGATTCGACGATGAAGATTATTGCCGTACCTCGAACGACGACCGAAGTGGATTTACCGAAAGAAGTTATCACGGAGGCGACTGAATATCTTCCAAAAGGTATCATCATTGATGATCCAACGAGGGGAACAGTGTTTTGGGAAAAATATCAAGAAGAATCCGAAAAAGGCGCCGATGCTGAAAATAATGGCCTTGATGGCAACGATGTTGTTTCaaacgaagaggaggacgaaCGGTCATGGGGAAAGCCATTCAGAGTCGAGTGGTTGTCTACAACTCGTCTCCCCTTTCACCGGATCCGCGGGTTACGAAACCCCTGGAATTCTAATCGAGAGGTCAAAATCGCCAGAGATGGAACCGAGATCGAGCCTTCTATAGGCCAGAGGCTCATTGGCCTTTTCAATAATGCACAAGGCAATGGGTCATCGGCAGTTGCAAGATCATCTGTTGGTGGAATGCCCAGGTATCAGCAAATAGGGCCTTACAACCAGTAA